The sequence CGGCAGCTTTCCTCTCAGCTTCTTTCTTCTCTTCTACAGCTTTCCTTTCAGCGGCTTTCTTCTCTTCTGCAGCTTTCCTCTCAGCTTCTTTCTTCTCTTCTGCAGCTTTCCTCTCAGCTTCTTTCTTCTCTTCTACAGCTTTCCTTTCAGCGGCTTTCTTCTCTTCTGCAGCTTTCCTCTCAGCTTCTTTCTTCTCTTCTGCAGCTTTCCTCTCAGCTTCTTTCTTCTCTTCTACAGCTTTCCTTTCAGCGGCTTTCTTCTCTTCTGCAGCTTTCCTCTCAGCTTCTTTCTTCTCTTCTGCAGCTTTCCTCTCAGCTTCTTTCTTCTCTTCTGCAGCTTTCCTCTCAGCTTCTTTCTTCTCTTCTGCAGCTTTCCTCTCAGCTTCTTTCTTCTCTTCTGCAGCTTTCCTCTCAGCTTCTTTCTTCTCTTCTGCAGCTTTCCTCTCAGCTTCTTTCTTCTCTTCTGCAGCTTTCCTCTCAGCTTCTTTCTTCTCTTCTGCAGCTTTCCTCTCAGCTTCTTTCTTCTCTTCTACAGCTTTCCTCTCAGCTTCTTTCTTCTCTTCTGCAGCTTTCCTCTCAGCTTCTTTCTTCTCTTCTGCAGCTTTCCTCTCAGCTTCTTTCTTCTCTTCTACAGCTTTCCTCTCAGCTTCTTTCTTCTCTTCTGCAGCTTTCCTCTCAGCTTCTTTCTTCTCTTCTGCAGCTTTCCTCTCAGCTTCTTTCTTCTCTTCTGCAGCTTTCCTCTCAGCTTCTTTCCTCTCAGCTTCTTTCCTCTCAGCTTCTTTCCTCTCTTCTGCAGCTTTCCTTTCAGCGGCTTTCTTCTCAGCAGCAGCTTTCCTCTCAGCTTCTCTCTTCTCTTCTGCAGCTTTCCTTTCGGCGGCTTTCTTCTTATAGCTTGCGCGCAGATCTTCTAAATACTTTTTTTCAGCAGCTTTTTTCTCAGCAAGTGGGTTCGCCTCTTCTGCGCTCGCCTCTTCTGCGCTCGCCTCTTCTGCGCTCGCCTCTTCTGCGCTCGCCTCTTCTGCACTCAAATCATCTGGTGCAAATTTGTTTTCGGCATCTTCGTTAGTCTCTGCCACTACATAATCTTCAAAATATGACCTTATTCTTATTCGAGTACTCGGCTCATAGCAAAAATCACTGCAATCAATACAATTTTATTACAATGGGATAGGGTCGGAAGAAAGCACTAAACCCAAATAATCGAAAACCGCAGAAGAAGGAAAGTATGGTATTTGGTTGGTCTCCTTTAGTTCCTTAAGTAAGCTTGAGGTCAAAAACACCATTTCTACAGCAATGACCCCAAAATTCATTAGAAATATTTATCTTTTTTTTTAGCCCTTTTAATTGTTTTTTATCCAGTAAGAACAGATGCTCTTCTACCTATGTCCCATAGTTGGGTTGAGGTACCAAAAAGTGAGTATGGACGGCAATTGTGGGACAAGAATAATGTTCACAAAAATCAAAATGGTTCTATTAGAGTGTTCAGTAAATTTATCCCCAAAAACAGTACAGAAATTACGCAAGACATTCTTTACACAATGGATATAGATTGTTCGGAGAACTCCTTCAAAGATATTGCAGTAGGGGCAACCGAATTCAATGAGTTCACGAACAAAGATTCAAAGTGGAAAGATCCCAATGGAGACAGATTAATTATTGGTGTAATCAATCAAGTTTGTAATTTCAGAAAAGATGGCAATGTCCCCTAATTAATCTTAAACTTAGAGTGAGACTCCTGAGAATATGTTATAGTGCCTAGATCACCTAGAAAGGTAAATATTGAACGGTGTTTTTCGGAGATGAAAATAGATCGATAAGCAAGCCCCATTAAGTTGCTTGGTCCATATTTATGCTTGTATTACTTTGATTAGTCATCCTTCTGAAAAGTATTACCTATAAACATAAGAAGGACTGCAAAGTAGGCACTGAAAGCATGAGTTCTCATAATAATGCCAAGTATAATTCTTGGCATTTCTGCAAATACTTTGTGTTTAGCTGCCTGTGGATCCATCCAGATAAGTTAAAAGCGGAGAGGGTATCCATCGATTTGACACCAGAATGGTCTCCTATAAACAGATATTGACAAACTTTCTGACCTTAAAAAAAAACACCCTGCAACATGCCCTGCAATAGGTTTTACATTCAATTGACGGCATTGAACTATCAAATTAGACCTTTAAAGTGAAAGGAAGATGAGAGTTAAAGACTCGTTCTATCTATTTGCTCTTGCACCCAGTTTTTGATATCAGCTTCCACCCCCTTTCAAAACTCCCAGTACTCGTCCCACTCATCCTGTAGTTCAGCGCTTGATAACGAGTTATAGAAACCCCTCCACTTCTTTTCTGAGTTGGCATCTGTGGCAACTAAGGACACCAGTAGATCTATTGCCTGTTCTTGGTGATGGTCACCAAGCGATCAAAAGAAAACCCAACAAGATCTGCCTAACCTAAAGGAATCCTTGTTCAGTCTTTAGTAAGTGATGAATGAACTCCGTCTGAGAATCTATGAACAGATAATTAACAAGACACCAGATGGTAGAACTTCTTTGTTCAATAAAATATGTGGTGTTACTATTTTTATTTCGATCTTTTTTGCAGTCATAGTTACTGAGAATTCAATAGATTATAGATTTGGTGATCAGATAGACCTATTAGATTGGATAATTGGTGGCTTATTTTGTATTGAATATATCTGTCGCCTATGGGTAGCACCTCTTGAAGATAAATATGGCAAAGGATTGAAAGGTGTTTTGCGTTACATGATTTCGCCAATGGCAATTATAGATATCATTGCAATCGTACCATCCTTTATTGGTGTTCGCGCTGAGTTAAAGATTTTAAGAGTCATCCGCCTACTTCGAATATTAAAGATTGGAAGAAGTGAGAAATTTAAACAAAGTATATTTCACTTCAACTATGCCCTTCGATCAAAGAGTCAAGAACTACAAATTTCAACCTTTTATACAATATTGCTCTTGCTAATTAGTAGCACCTTTATGTATCTTGCCGAGTCATCTATTCAACCAGAGTTATTAGGATCAATTCCCAGATGTCTATGGTGGTCAATTACAACGGTATGTGCTGTTGGATATGGCGACTCAATTCCTATTACAGCAC comes from Prochlorococcus sp. MIT 1307 and encodes:
- a CDS encoding ion transporter, translated to MNELRLRIYEQIINKTPDGRTSLFNKICGVTIFISIFFAVIVTENSIDYRFGDQIDLLDWIIGGLFCIEYICRLWVAPLEDKYGKGLKGVLRYMISPMAIIDIIAIVPSFIGVRAELKILRVIRLLRILKIGRSEKFKQSIFHFNYALRSKSQELQISTFYTILLLLISSTFMYLAESSIQPELLGSIPRCLWWSITTVCAVGYGDSIPITALGKTIASATSLMGIGAIAIPTGILASGFSESLSIQEKVLKEEEALENNSNES